One Sediminicola sp. YIK13 DNA segment encodes these proteins:
- the hemH gene encoding ferrochelatase, protein MKGVLFVNLGSPDSPTAKDVKPYLDEFLMDERVIDVPNILRNILVRGIILQTRPKKSAKAYKKIWWEEGSPLIVISERFTEKVKKQTKMPVALGMRYGSMTTKKALQELKDQGVDDVLLVPLYPHYAMSSYETVVVKVMEDQKKYFPEMKLTTLPAFYKNPDYIKVLSDSIAEGLKDFEYDQLLFSYHGIPERHIRKSDPTKFHCKIDGSCCQINSVAHHTCYRHQCYEMTKLVREHMGLPENKVSVSFQSRLAGDPWLKPYTDYEFERFPKEGKKRLAVITPAFVADCLETLEEIAMEGKEQFEEGGGEHYKHISCLNDSPDWVNLMAQWVNEWEATETLPI, encoded by the coding sequence ATGAAAGGAGTTTTGTTTGTAAACCTAGGGTCGCCAGATAGTCCAACCGCAAAGGATGTTAAGCCGTATTTGGACGAGTTTTTAATGGATGAAAGGGTGATTGATGTCCCAAATATATTGAGGAACATTCTTGTGAGGGGAATAATTTTGCAGACAAGGCCAAAAAAATCGGCTAAGGCCTACAAGAAAATATGGTGGGAGGAAGGCTCCCCATTAATTGTAATTTCCGAAAGGTTTACGGAAAAGGTAAAAAAACAAACCAAGATGCCCGTGGCTTTGGGAATGCGCTACGGTTCCATGACCACAAAAAAAGCCCTACAGGAACTTAAGGACCAAGGTGTGGACGATGTGCTACTTGTACCCTTGTACCCACATTATGCCATGTCCTCCTATGAAACTGTGGTGGTTAAAGTGATGGAAGATCAAAAAAAATATTTTCCTGAAATGAAATTGACCACCCTTCCGGCCTTCTACAAAAATCCGGATTATATCAAGGTGCTTTCCGATAGTATTGCAGAAGGTTTGAAGGATTTTGAATACGATCAACTTTTGTTTTCCTACCATGGGATACCAGAAAGACACATCCGAAAATCAGATCCAACAAAATTTCACTGTAAAATAGATGGCAGTTGCTGTCAGATCAATTCCGTTGCACACCATACCTGCTACCGTCACCAGTGTTATGAGATGACCAAGTTGGTCAGGGAGCACATGGGCCTACCTGAGAACAAGGTGAGCGTTTCCTTTCAATCACGATTGGCGGGTGATCCTTGGTTGAAGCCTTATACCGACTATGAATTTGAGCGTTTTCCCAAAGAGGGTAAAAAGCGTTTGGCCGTAATTACGCCAGCCTTTGTTGCTGATTGTTTGGAGACCTTGGAGGAAATTGCCATGGAAGGGAAGGAACAGTTCGAAGAAGGTGGGGGAGAACATTACAAGCATATCTCTTGTCTTAATGATAGCCCGGATTGGGTGAACCTCATGGCCCAGTGGGTAAATGAATGGGAGGCTACTGAAACTCTGCCCATATAA
- a CDS encoding M24 family metallopeptidase, with amino-acid sequence MNIAKQNLIEAERKAEVLFAEIENRSLMMAGKTERELNKDIFNLAFELYGIDKYWHKRIVRAGKNTLKPYDENPEDLTLQEDDILFIDFGPIFDEWEADFGRTYVLGNDPDKHRIKNDTAKAWAECKAYFDAQTEITGAEFYTYVVHVAHQYGWEFGGEIAGHLIGHFPHEKLEKEIKTNYVHPNNHQNMLSPDTKGNKREWILEIHFVDREKGIGSFYEQLLT; translated from the coding sequence ATGAACATAGCAAAACAGAATTTAATTGAGGCAGAACGCAAGGCGGAAGTTCTTTTTGCCGAAATAGAGAATAGGAGCCTCATGATGGCCGGTAAAACTGAAAGAGAGTTAAATAAGGATATTTTCAATCTTGCTTTTGAACTCTACGGAATAGATAAGTATTGGCATAAGAGAATTGTGAGGGCCGGGAAGAACACCCTAAAACCCTATGATGAAAACCCCGAAGACCTTACCTTACAAGAGGATGATATCCTTTTTATTGATTTTGGGCCCATTTTTGACGAATGGGAGGCCGATTTTGGACGAACGTATGTTTTGGGCAATGACCCTGATAAGCATAGGATAAAAAATGATACGGCTAAGGCTTGGGCAGAATGTAAGGCCTATTTTGATGCACAAACAGAAATTACAGGGGCTGAATTTTACACTTATGTAGTGCACGTTGCCCATCAATACGGATGGGAATTTGGAGGGGAAATAGCCGGACATTTAATAGGCCATTTTCCACATGAAAAATTAGAGAAGGAGATAAAAACCAACTATGTACACCCTAATAACCATCAGAATATGCTGTCCCCAGATACTAAGGGCAACAAAAGGGAATGGATCTTAGAAATCCATTTTGTGGACAGGGAGAAAGGGATAGGTAGTTTTTATGAGCAGTTACTCACTTAA
- the chrA gene encoding chromate efflux transporter has translation MSEKHRLNEIAALFFKLGSISFGGPAAHIAMMEDEVVKKRGWMTQQHFLDVMGATNIIPGPNSTEMTMHCGYERAGWKGLLVAGFCFIFPAVLITGIFAWLYQKYGQLPEVEPFIYGIKPAVIAIIVMAAYRLGRKAFKTTELWILGVATLVACLLGVNEILALFGCGAMGLILYFLKRPADTLYGILPLLFLQGINMGKMDTLHIFLTFLKIGAILYGSGYVLFAFLDAELVTHGWLTRQALIDAVAVGQFTPGPVLSTATFIGWQMNGLWGALAATLGIFLPSFILVAILNPLIPKMRASKIMGAFLDAVNVAAVAVIMAVCIVMGKETLTDWRTVIIALASLVLVFVLKKLNSAFIVLGGAALGYSLTLL, from the coding sequence ATGTCGGAAAAACACCGACTTAATGAAATAGCAGCCCTGTTTTTTAAATTAGGGAGTATATCTTTTGGTGGACCAGCAGCCCATATCGCCATGATGGAAGATGAGGTGGTCAAAAAAAGGGGATGGATGACCCAACAACATTTTCTGGATGTGATGGGGGCTACCAATATTATCCCGGGACCCAACTCCACCGAGATGACCATGCACTGCGGATACGAACGTGCAGGTTGGAAAGGCTTGTTGGTAGCTGGCTTCTGCTTTATTTTTCCGGCAGTGTTGATAACGGGTATTTTTGCCTGGCTGTATCAGAAATATGGTCAATTGCCAGAAGTGGAACCCTTTATCTACGGTATAAAACCAGCAGTTATCGCTATAATTGTAATGGCAGCCTATCGTCTTGGAAGAAAAGCTTTTAAAACAACCGAACTATGGATTTTGGGGGTGGCCACGCTTGTGGCCTGTTTGTTGGGGGTAAATGAGATCTTGGCGCTTTTTGGTTGTGGGGCCATGGGCTTGATTCTTTATTTTTTAAAAAGACCAGCAGATACCCTCTATGGTATTTTGCCACTATTGTTTTTGCAGGGCATCAATATGGGGAAAATGGACACTTTGCATATCTTCCTGACCTTCTTAAAAATAGGGGCCATTTTGTATGGCAGTGGCTATGTGTTGTTTGCCTTTTTAGATGCGGAATTGGTGACCCATGGATGGCTTACCCGCCAGGCGCTAATAGATGCCGTGGCGGTGGGACAGTTTACTCCTGGCCCGGTACTTTCAACAGCCACCTTTATTGGATGGCAAATGAATGGGCTATGGGGTGCCCTAGCGGCAACTTTAGGGATCTTTTTGCCTTCCTTCATCTTAGTGGCCATTCTAAACCCGTTGATCCCTAAAATGCGGGCATCCAAAATAATGGGGGCTTTTTTGGATGCGGTGAATGTAGCGGCTGTAGCGGTAATTATGGCGGTGTGTATTGTCATGGGAAAAGAAACCTTGACGGATTGGCGTACCGTGATTATAGCCTTGGCCAGTTTGGTGCTGGTCTTTGTGTTAAAAAAATTAAATAGTGCCTTTATCGTTTTGGGAGGGGCAGCCCTGGGCTATTCACTTACCCTTTTATAG
- a CDS encoding N-acetylmuramoyl-L-alanine amidase-like domain-containing protein → MMKTVSIFFFLALLAQEILAQEIVCSQIDKAAFEKKVAELQKLKRQANYGENLIAVGKTFFGVPYIAKTLEIGTTESLVVNLQGLDCTTYVENVMAFGSMLRNYNTDFTAYTNALEQIRYENGKLDGYASRLHYFSQWIKDNEKKGLVKDITADIGGIAIDKEINFMGTHRELYPFLKNNQNFEKIRQTEKDLNGQELCILPQDQIAANEHLIQSGDIIALTTSIKGLDITHTGFATRESDGRIHLLHASTGSMQVEVSELPLVDYLKKIKSNTGIMVARPL, encoded by the coding sequence ATGATGAAAACGGTTTCGATATTTTTTTTCCTAGCCCTTTTGGCCCAAGAAATCCTTGCCCAGGAAATTGTTTGTTCCCAAATAGACAAGGCAGCTTTTGAGAAAAAGGTTGCGGAACTACAAAAACTAAAACGGCAGGCCAACTATGGGGAAAATTTAATTGCAGTGGGCAAGACCTTCTTTGGCGTGCCCTATATTGCAAAAACGTTAGAAATTGGAACAACAGAATCTTTAGTGGTCAACCTGCAGGGGTTGGACTGCACCACCTATGTGGAAAATGTAATGGCCTTTGGGTCTATGTTGCGAAACTATAATACCGATTTTACGGCATACACCAATGCCTTGGAACAAATCCGATATGAAAATGGCAAATTGGATGGGTATGCATCCCGACTCCACTATTTCTCCCAATGGATAAAGGACAATGAAAAGAAAGGCCTGGTAAAGGATATAACCGCAGATATAGGCGGAATAGCCATTGATAAAGAAATCAATTTTATGGGCACCCATAGGGAGTTATATCCCTTTTTAAAGAACAATCAAAATTTTGAAAAGATCCGGCAAACCGAAAAGGACCTTAACGGACAAGAACTCTGCATCCTGCCACAAGACCAGATTGCCGCCAATGAGCACCTCATCCAATCCGGGGATATCATTGCCTTGACCACTTCCATTAAGGGATTGGATATTACCCATACCGGTTTTGCCACTAGGGAATCTGATGGCCGCATCCATTTATTGCACGCCTCTACTGGTTCTATGCAGGTAGAGGTCTCAGAACTGCCACTGGTAGATTATCTTAAAAAGATTAAAAGCAATACCGGAATCATGGTGGCCAGACCCCTTTAA
- a CDS encoding TraB/GumN family protein, giving the protein MRFILALAITFIITGTAAQEKNSLLWEISGNGLEQSSYLYGTMHVSKKIAFRLDDVFYEALEKSDIIALETDPDTWLDDEDSLGNFGYSQSSNFTAKGFYIYPFLVKNPKKEDIAAYLAFEDRMINTILYRSDGYSGNFEEETYLDMFIYQAGKKFNKPIIALEDIAESSALVGRANLNALKAKPDEWLQKTIQQQDPTTLMQDAYRARNINLIDSINQGIYTGHYLKNMLYVRNQRMVQRLDSIMKTGKVFTGIGASHLPGINGVISLLRSKGYVVEPLTSKISSRRRRIKERLEKQVKVNTYIETQPEDGLFSILLPSKLYPVSEMTNTTYIAPDLANGSYLMVNRIPTYSFLKKDAHFAIEDIDKFLFENIPGKIIDKTELYKDGYYGLDVKNELKNRDRQRYQIYITPLEILIFKMGGQGDYVTQYSDTIFNSINFKKLSTEKEKVTSAFNEFEIEMPSFYTFPNQFRNGTRSIEGYDKETDGYFFLKRATLNDFNFIEEDSFELKQIQKRFYGDLELEASYKATKDKSLASEAPFNQTHKLHLKTVINGGDYYLMGALTQNDEEAITYFNSFTIKKPVYREPFEKIKDTALYFTTVSNIAPPKFVENSNNYYTGKNRPKPYSPYVKKSIYINKNNEAIHVEVSKSHDYLMFPSIDSVWALRKKLYSNKKFTIYDEKRTVSPKGYHELNLSLGDPASSTRILVKNISKGGLLYELKTNIDTLRPPSRYITEFYSNFQPSDTLIGRNLMEDKVPDFFRALRERDSISTDGIRFLLFSKKHLDSLTYYISEFNFREDQKNIQANLIQKMGEIDDPAVFPFFRTLYVNSYNNSNAQTKILQAISKKADDYSTELLLELMSKDLPLISNKLEIHAIFKPYMDNLELAKKLYPHILDYSTIEEYNSPIFSILADLLTEGLIKPKSYKKYSKQILNDAKLQLKRHLGQYISSDSQKRFFSNTQLQNTSILEDYEILLYPFIKDKEVQQFFDRLLLSKDPKIQTTYVGLMSQDNKNIPFGMVASLAANINSRALLFNRLKQIDKLSLFPVQYSTQKQLAEASLFDQEEYDESQNNIQFIAERPIKHRDKEYTGYYFKLRNNQDYDDGFKMYLVVYENTGDLQTKPFFKSQGIRIEDTDTDKELIEWVTEEFLLKDRQRAIVYRPYQFSTFNQFGF; this is encoded by the coding sequence ATGCGCTTCATATTGGCCTTGGCCATCACATTCATTATCACAGGCACTGCTGCCCAAGAAAAAAACAGCCTGCTCTGGGAGATTTCCGGAAACGGTTTGGAGCAGAGTTCATACCTATATGGCACCATGCATGTGAGCAAGAAAATTGCCTTCCGTTTGGATGATGTCTTTTATGAGGCCTTGGAAAAAAGTGATATTATCGCCTTGGAAACCGATCCTGATACTTGGTTGGATGACGAGGATAGCCTAGGCAATTTTGGCTATAGCCAAAGTTCTAATTTTACTGCAAAGGGCTTTTACATCTATCCATTTCTCGTAAAAAATCCTAAAAAGGAAGATATAGCAGCTTATTTGGCCTTTGAGGATAGGATGATCAATACCATTTTATACCGTTCAGATGGCTATTCCGGCAACTTTGAGGAAGAAACCTATCTGGATATGTTCATTTATCAGGCCGGGAAGAAATTCAACAAACCTATAATTGCCTTGGAGGATATTGCGGAGTCTTCCGCCCTGGTGGGAAGGGCCAATTTAAATGCCCTAAAGGCCAAGCCCGATGAATGGCTCCAAAAAACCATTCAGCAGCAAGATCCTACTACCTTAATGCAAGATGCCTATAGGGCAAGGAACATTAATTTAATTGACAGTATAAACCAAGGCATATACACCGGGCATTACTTAAAAAACATGCTATATGTCCGCAACCAGCGAATGGTGCAACGATTAGATTCCATTATGAAGACAGGCAAAGTCTTCACTGGTATTGGAGCGTCCCATTTACCGGGTATTAATGGTGTAATCTCATTATTGCGCAGTAAGGGGTATGTGGTAGAGCCCCTAACCTCAAAAATAAGCAGTAGAAGAAGGCGCATAAAGGAGCGATTGGAAAAGCAGGTCAAGGTGAACACCTACATTGAAACCCAGCCAGAGGATGGTTTATTTTCCATTTTACTGCCAAGCAAACTATATCCCGTCTCGGAGATGACCAATACCACGTATATTGCTCCCGACTTGGCCAATGGGAGCTACTTAATGGTCAATCGCATACCCACTTACTCTTTTTTAAAGAAAGATGCCCACTTTGCCATTGAGGATATTGACAAGTTTCTTTTCGAGAATATTCCAGGAAAAATCATCGATAAAACAGAGCTGTACAAAGATGGGTATTACGGACTGGACGTAAAAAACGAATTGAAAAATAGGGACCGCCAACGATACCAAATCTACATTACCCCATTGGAAATTCTAATATTCAAAATGGGGGGACAGGGCGACTATGTCACTCAATACTCGGACACTATTTTTAATAGCATCAACTTTAAGAAACTCTCAACGGAAAAAGAAAAGGTCACTTCCGCTTTTAACGAATTCGAGATTGAAATGCCTTCCTTTTACACCTTCCCGAATCAGTTCAGAAATGGCACCCGATCCATTGAAGGATACGACAAAGAGACGGACGGCTATTTTTTTCTTAAAAGGGCGACCTTGAACGATTTCAATTTTATTGAAGAGGACAGCTTTGAACTGAAGCAAATACAAAAACGTTTTTATGGGGACTTGGAATTGGAAGCCTCGTATAAAGCAACAAAAGATAAGTCCCTCGCCTCGGAAGCACCATTTAACCAAACGCATAAATTACACCTCAAAACAGTTATCAATGGAGGCGATTACTACCTTATGGGCGCCCTTACCCAAAATGATGAGGAAGCTATCACTTACTTTAATTCCTTCACTATAAAAAAGCCCGTTTATCGGGAACCTTTTGAAAAAATAAAGGATACCGCCCTCTACTTCACCACGGTTAGCAATATTGCTCCCCCTAAATTTGTGGAGAACAGCAACAATTACTACACCGGCAAGAATAGGCCAAAACCCTACAGCCCCTATGTAAAAAAATCGATTTACATCAACAAGAACAATGAAGCTATTCATGTAGAAGTAAGCAAGAGCCATGATTATTTAATGTTTCCGAGTATAGATTCGGTTTGGGCCCTACGAAAAAAGCTATATTCAAATAAGAAGTTTACAATTTATGATGAAAAAAGAACCGTTTCCCCCAAGGGATATCATGAATTGAACCTAAGCTTAGGAGATCCGGCCAGTTCCACCAGAATTTTGGTGAAGAACATTTCCAAGGGCGGACTCCTCTATGAGCTCAAGACCAATATTGACACCCTTAGGCCACCAAGCCGATACATCACAGAATTTTATTCCAATTTTCAACCCTCGGATACCCTTATCGGTAGAAACCTAATGGAGGACAAGGTCCCTGATTTTTTCAGGGCCTTACGTGAAAGGGATAGCATCAGTACAGATGGCATACGTTTTCTGTTATTTTCAAAAAAACATTTAGATTCCCTGACCTATTATATTTCTGAATTTAACTTTAGGGAAGATCAAAAAAATATACAGGCCAACCTTATTCAAAAAATGGGAGAAATTGACGATCCGGCAGTTTTTCCGTTCTTTAGAACCCTTTATGTCAACTCTTACAACAACTCCAACGCCCAGACCAAGATATTACAGGCAATCTCTAAAAAGGCCGATGATTATTCTACCGAGCTCCTTTTGGAACTAATGTCGAAGGACTTGCCGCTTATTTCCAACAAACTGGAAATCCATGCCATCTTTAAGCCCTATATGGATAACCTGGAGCTTGCCAAAAAACTATATCCACATATTTTGGACTATAGCACCATTGAAGAATATAATAGTCCTATCTTTTCCATTCTGGCCGATTTATTGACAGAAGGTTTGATAAAACCTAAGAGTTATAAGAAGTATAGCAAGCAAATTTTAAACGATGCAAAATTACAGCTAAAAAGACATTTGGGGCAGTATATTTCTTCTGATAGCCAAAAGCGATTTTTTAGCAATACCCAGTTACAGAACACAAGCATCTTGGAAGACTATGAAATATTGCTCTACCCATTTATTAAAGACAAGGAAGTGCAACAGTTTTTTGATCGTCTCTTACTTAGTAAAGACCCTAAAATACAAACTACTTACGTCGGCCTAATGTCCCAGGATAATAAGAATATACCATTTGGCATGGTGGCATCCTTAGCTGCCAATATCAACAGTAGGGCCCTGTTGTTCAATAGGCTAAAACAGATAGACAAACTTTCACTTTTTCCAGTGCAATACAGCACACAAAAACAATTGGCCGAAGCTTCATTATTTGATCAGGAGGAATATGACGAATCACAGAACAACATACAATTTATCGCTGAAAGACCTATAAAACATAGAGACAAGGAATATACCGGTTATTATTTTAAATTGCGAAACAATCAAGACTATGATGACGGATTTAAAATGTACCTAGTGGTATATGAAAATACTGGTGACCTTCAGACCAAGCCCTTTTTCAAGAGTCAAGGCATCCGTATTGAGGATACGGACACCGATAAGGAACTCATAGAATGGGTTACCGAAGAGTTCCTATTGAAAGATAGGCAACGTGCCATAGTTTACAGGCCCTATCAATTTAGTACCTTTAATCAGTTTGGTTTTTAA
- a CDS encoding MATE family efflux transporter, with product MAKVSSEQLGSEPIGKLLIKQALPASIGILVMSLNVLVDSIFVGNWIGSIAIAAINVVLPVSFFIGALGMSIGIGGSSIISRALGANDKEKALKVFGNQITLSLLVTIAMVFLGLYFIDTLIPAFGGKGAIFGPAKIYYTIVLYGVPFLALCMMGNTVIRAEGKPKFAMIAMIIPSVGNLLMDYIFIYLFDWGMEGAAWATTIGYFLCFSYVFYFFLSKNSELKISWNHFGLDGKILKEIGALGFVTMARQAVVSIIYLIMNNVLFNLGGEAMVAVYAIIGRMLMFALFPVFGVTQGFLPIAGFNYGAEKYDRVRETINTAVKYAAILASIVFVGLMIFPAEIASLFLSDKPGMTPSELAMNAFVLENTPGAMRWVFAATPIIALQLIGAAYFQAVGKAVPALLLTLSRQGFFFIPLVLILPQYLGELGVWISFPIADVLATMVTGFFLRKEIRTNLITKISS from the coding sequence ATGGCAAAGGTGTCTTCGGAACAGTTGGGTTCTGAACCTATAGGAAAGCTGCTCATCAAGCAGGCCCTACCGGCATCCATTGGTATTTTGGTGATGTCGCTGAATGTTCTTGTAGACTCTATTTTCGTTGGTAATTGGATCGGTTCCATTGCCATCGCAGCAATAAATGTGGTATTGCCCGTTTCTTTTTTTATAGGCGCCCTAGGGATGTCCATAGGTATAGGGGGTTCTAGCATCATTTCACGTGCCTTGGGCGCAAATGACAAGGAAAAAGCCCTCAAAGTATTTGGGAACCAGATCACATTATCCCTTTTGGTCACTATTGCCATGGTGTTTTTAGGGCTGTATTTTATTGATACACTTATTCCCGCTTTTGGTGGAAAGGGTGCTATTTTTGGTCCCGCAAAAATCTACTATACCATCGTCCTGTATGGAGTGCCTTTTTTGGCACTCTGTATGATGGGAAATACAGTGATCAGGGCCGAAGGAAAGCCAAAATTTGCCATGATCGCCATGATCATTCCGTCAGTGGGAAACCTACTGATGGACTATATTTTTATTTACCTTTTTGATTGGGGCATGGAAGGGGCTGCTTGGGCTACCACTATAGGTTATTTCCTATGTTTTAGTTATGTCTTTTATTTCTTTCTTTCCAAAAATTCAGAGTTAAAGATCTCCTGGAACCATTTTGGCCTGGATGGCAAAATTCTGAAGGAAATAGGTGCATTGGGCTTTGTGACCATGGCCAGACAGGCTGTTGTGAGTATTATATACCTAATAATGAACAATGTGTTGTTCAATTTGGGGGGAGAGGCCATGGTGGCCGTATATGCCATTATCGGTAGGATGCTGATGTTCGCCCTTTTCCCCGTATTTGGAGTGACACAAGGATTTCTGCCCATCGCCGGATTCAACTATGGAGCTGAAAAATACGATAGGGTAAGGGAAACCATAAATACAGCCGTAAAATATGCCGCCATTTTGGCAAGTATAGTCTTTGTGGGACTTATGATCTTTCCGGCGGAAATAGCCTCCTTGTTTTTGAGTGATAAACCTGGGATGACCCCTTCCGAATTGGCTATGAATGCGTTTGTGCTGGAAAATACGCCTGGCGCGATGAGATGGGTGTTTGCCGCTACCCCGATAATAGCCCTTCAACTTATAGGAGCGGCTTATTTCCAAGCTGTGGGCAAAGCCGTGCCTGCACTGCTGCTTACCCTGAGCAGGCAAGGGTTCTTTTTTATCCCCCTAGTGCTTATTTTGCCACAATATCTAGGTGAATTGGGGGTTTGGATATCATTCCCTATTGCAGATGTACTGGCAACTATGGTCACAGGTTTTTTTCTACGTAAAGAAATTCGTACTAATTTAATCACAAAGATTTCGTCATAA
- a CDS encoding mechanosensitive ion channel family protein, with translation MDKFLNNSEIQTTVYALGSFLLLSILYIVTTYTLRKLGANPKYLIPKDSIKKVGVPLFLLFFAFWIRSQSLQTILGVEDFSYVIRKTSTLLIIGCITWLILVALKVTKKLVIQNYDVQATDNLKARKIYTQFNILERIFIVLVVLLAIAAALMSFESIREVGISLFASAGVAGIIVGFSAQKMIGTILAGIQIAITQPIKIDDVVIVEGEWGRIEEITLTYVVIAIWDKRRLIVPTPYFIEKPFQNWTKSSADIMGTVFIHTDYRVPFDKLREELTRILEGTDLWDGKVNVLQVTDAKERSVEIRALMSASDSPTAWDLRVLVREKLITYLQEHYPESLPHTRLYIKNMDESKDGKEEKSKK, from the coding sequence ATGGATAAATTCTTGAATAATTCTGAAATTCAGACCACCGTTTACGCTTTAGGATCCTTTCTCCTGCTGTCCATTCTGTATATCGTTACCACTTATACCCTACGAAAATTGGGTGCCAATCCCAAATATCTTATTCCCAAGGATTCCATAAAAAAAGTAGGGGTCCCCTTGTTCCTATTATTTTTTGCATTCTGGATACGTTCCCAATCCCTACAGACTATTCTTGGGGTGGAGGATTTTTCCTATGTCATTCGCAAAACCAGCACCCTATTGATCATTGGTTGTATTACCTGGCTGATTTTAGTAGCACTTAAGGTCACCAAAAAACTGGTCATCCAAAATTATGATGTACAGGCCACTGATAATTTAAAGGCAAGAAAAATATACACACAATTTAATATCCTAGAACGTATTTTTATTGTCCTCGTCGTACTTCTGGCCATTGCCGCGGCCTTGATGAGTTTTGAAAGCATCCGGGAGGTCGGGATAAGCCTATTTGCCTCAGCCGGGGTGGCAGGAATCATTGTTGGGTTTTCTGCCCAGAAAATGATTGGAACTATTCTGGCAGGGATTCAGATTGCCATTACCCAACCTATAAAAATTGACGATGTGGTAATCGTTGAGGGGGAATGGGGCCGAATTGAGGAGATTACCCTCACTTATGTGGTCATCGCCATTTGGGATAAAAGGCGACTTATTGTACCCACACCCTATTTTATAGAAAAGCCGTTCCAGAACTGGACCAAGAGCTCTGCAGATATTATGGGGACCGTTTTTATTCATACTGATTATCGTGTGCCCTTTGATAAATTAAGGGAGGAGCTTACCCGAATTTTAGAGGGTACAGATCTATGGGACGGGAAGGTAAATGTGCTGCAGGTGACCGATGCCAAGGAGAGAAGCGTGGAGATCCGTGCCCTGATGAGCGCTTCGGATTCCCCTACCGCCTGGGATCTAAGAGTACTGGTCCGGGAAAAACTGATTACCTACCTACAGGAGCATTACCCTGAGAGTTTGCCCCACACCCGCCTTTACATTAAAAACATGGACGAATCAAAGGACGGGAAAGAAGAAAAAAGCAAAAAATAA